The genome window CGTACATACTATTATGATTATAGACTAACGGGACCTAAACCCTTAAACATATCTTCCTGTCGATCTTGAGCACTTTTTTTCTTACAATTTTTTGATATGTATACGATAATCCCCATCATTTGTCCACGGCGAGCAAAGCTTGCCAAGCAActtaaatgtttattttaattttcggtatataaaaatatttaggtAAATATTTGCGGAACAAATCTTATAATCTGGTGTTCAGGATCAATATTTTTACCTAGAGCATTCGCCTGAAATTTACTCTTTCATGGTTCTATTGATATTAATGAGTATGAGGGATTTATTCTTCCATGGCtctacttttattattattaattaatttgtatttttaatatattattatgcatACGTTATTTTGTTGATCAACttttaaatacatattattttttcgtTGTATATTGAGGTGATAACGATTATAAGTTTGTGTTTGATCAACTTGCGTGATTTAGTGTTATTTTTTAACTTAAATGACCTAAAATTGATCATATAATGGACACCACTTCAATTGAGCACCAAAAAATTGTAAGAAATGTGCACTTTATgtacttatattttaaattttatgacaCCTGAATTAttgaatttcaattttttttaattttactataatattttaaaatttctttggtGTGTATACTTCAGTCAAGTGCTGTCATGTtggtttgtttaaaaaaaaaaagagattatGAATAGTATTATTGTGTAATTGACTTTTATGAGTGGTACTACTTCGAGTTTTTGATTTACAAGTGGTACCATTGTGTTGACATTTGACAGTTAGGAAACCACTCCGTCAAGCAAACGTACAATGAGAATCTGTATTTAAGCGTGTATTGgcagttgaaaataataaagaataagATTAAAATACAGGGACACGTGTTGCGGCAAAATAGAAAAAacccaaaaaagaaagaatataaCCCAAAAATTTTAAGTATCTATTTTATCATTCATACTTAACTTTGCCAACATATTTGTTatacatgaatttttttttaatattataatctttttaatgacgttattatctttaaattaagatattgaatattttgatttttatattttcaaacgTTAATTGTCTACCAAAAAAGTTTCTTTTTATTGTATACCATAAATATTGATAAGTTTAAAAAGTTAATAGCAAATAATAttagtatatttatattttatttactactccctccgtctcatatTGAGTGAGCtgatttgactttcacggagattaagaaaaaagtactgtagtaagtttagttggaaaagtgggtaaagtggtggaacctattaatatttaataataaatttgagttagtggaggaagatagtgggtgtaatagtgtttatattattatagaatggagatagtagaagaaagtagtggatgtaatagtgaaaagtactGTTCATAAATAGTatgataggttcattctttttgggacgtcccaaaaaggtataagggtcatataaaatggaacggagggagtataaattaaaaaaatatttaatatttatttattttaaaaaatatatacttaaaaatttaatatgtcgataaagttaaaatataaataacaaaatataaactttaaatttttagaatataaaataattaagtctGGTACAAAAGTACggtaaataaattatctaatgaaaggaagaaaaacgtcaaattacaaaaataataatatacatataattaatatattggataagaaaagtaaaaaaaatatattaaaaatataataaaaatatatttttttatataaagaaGTTGTTGagaaaatgattaaatttttaacatatgtgtattaaaaaaaatagtcgTAGGCTTTAAGACTAAAaactaaattgaaaaaaaaaaaagcagagtACGAAACTAAACAAAAAATGGCAAAGTACGGATGATAGTGGAATCTAcgtttttaaacaaaaaaatgatAGAGTACAGATGATAGAATCCACGTTATACTGGATCTAGCATTACTCATTTCACAATATACTATTCataattttccaaaaaaaataatattcagaCTTTTACTATACTTGTAATACTCTACTTTTAATACTGCtatctttatttaatttttaattgaatgCTGTTAACAACACTTGACAGAAATACAAGAAATATGTTCAGTTATAGCTTTAAATTttggaatataatattttaagaattgtaaaattcaaaatataagtATACAAAATAAGGTTTTTGCAAAAGTTGTTTATCTTTATGTCATTGAGTTTATGTATTTCACACAAAACcaaaagattatttatataatttacaaatttatcTTTATATCATTAGTTTTTAGCATGTATTCCGATATCAAAATCTTATATCTAGTTCTAACTGTTGTGAAtaattaatgtaaatattattataatttcaatGTGCGCAAAAGTTATGCGTAAAATCTCAAGAAAAAGTTGTaccatttcaaaattttcgacACTTGAAGTTCCTATACCGATATTCTTATAAATTTCTTATATCAATGTATGTTATGCTTGAAATTGATGAagtatgatatttaatatttcgTCCGAACCGAATCTGATCAAATTGTATAATATTTAGCTGTTCATCCGAATTAAATCGAAGTACAGTAAATAGAAATCtgataagaatttaaatttatggAATATGGGTTGGAAATTTATGcgttaatttaatcaaattaagtCGCTAAACCAACTTTGCACGTGTTTTTTCATTCATTCGTCCCACGTTCAAGAAACTGACCggattaaaagttaaaaaagcAATTCAATCATACATATACATTCTATTCATTGTAGATGGAtccatttttcattttctgCAGGCCTGAGGTGGAAAGTTTTAGTAAAAATTCTTATGGTATTGACTTGACAAGCCCTTCTTTAAAGTGTCAACTTTATCTACTTTTCTGGGCCTTGAGATGTTGCTAAGTATAATTTACCGGCCCACTAATGATTATTGGACTAGTGTGGAGTTTGTGAGTTCTCAAATTCATTTTTGATATAgattgttttaacttttaagaaaGCAAGTGATGCGAGGGATTCGTTGTATTATTTTATTGCTTTTAAAAAGAAAGTGATGTGAGTACTGAGAaatgtctttttcaaagacacgGTTTGAGACTCGTAATTCTATGGATTGTTTATTATATTCTACTGGTAATATTTTTCGCGTTTTGTATATGGaaagttattttttaattaattataattataacaaaagtATTATAATTAGTTTCATAAATGATAATTTCTGTGATTGAAGAAATGAAAGACATAAATCCAAATAGGAATAATTAACGTAACTCCTACTCTCTAAATTTCTTAGCTAAAAAATAGTTGtcatgtcaaaaataaaaaatattaataatctctTCAAAATCTCTTCAAAATcttcaaaattattaataaaaaatattaataatctcttcaaaaataattttaagttttcATATCAAAAAATGTTAGAGTACTTTTTATGTTTaacatgtttcaaaaaaaattatgcgtacaaataaataattacgatgagttaaataatattaaaacttgaatatttttatttgagttCTCCTATGTAGAAAAGATTATTCAAAAGTGGATATTATGTTGTATAGTTAGTTAATCTTAAACATAAATAATGACAAAAACAATTCAACAtcgtaaaaaattataaatattttttgtcataGATATTATTTAGGAAacacataaaattaattttttagaatgcagtttttttttaaacatgtttaacataaaaaatactctaacattatttgatataaaagtttaaattacttttaaataCAAGTACAATTTATTCTACACTAGATTTTTCATTTTGTAAATTTAAGGgaatttttacatattaatctAAAGTAAACTAAGTAAAATAGAATAATTCgaatttgatgaatttttataacaaaatatatataaaatataagttttagaaaaaaattgatGACAAACAAAATGAGAAAGTGGATATTGAATGAATACTAGAAAATAATATGAgtgatattaaataattaacagtaaaaaaaagtagtaaaaaatagagaaattattaattaaatggattttgaaaagaaggaaaaatgaGGTTCCATATATATAGAacataggaaaaaaaaaataagagggGAGATTAGTTTAGTGACAGACAAGTTTTACACATCAGATAATCTAGTTCATGTGGAGACAAATTTTACACATGTAATGAGACTAGCCAGCTCATTCTGTATAAAATTTCTGTATTTATTTCTGTCAACTAGCATTTTTCAATTGAAAATAGCCCGGCTGTACCGCCCGTTGGCCGGCACTACACGCGGGCTTGAGATGTCTTATATGTAATTTCTCATGATCCACCCTACcagtttgaaaaataaaaaggatAATAAAGAAAGAAAGCAACGCAAAAGCAACATACGCCCCACACCTATCATCCTCACTGGTGAGGCTAGCCAAGTTTCATATAAATTTCTCTTTCATGGGAGGCCCATAACATTTGTAgctatctatatatatgtgtgtgtgtttttgcaGTCAGTAGACACATATCACTCACTCTAAGCAACAATCACTACTTAGAAAGAGAAGCTATAAATCCTGTAAACACGACGACAGAACACTAGTAGAAGTAAGTTTACAGAGAATGGATAGTTTAACCGGGCCTTACGCAGCTGTTATAGGAGTACAATCCATTTATGCAGGCATGTTTATGCTCTCCAAAGTCGCATTCGATTTAGGAATGAACACGTTCGTCTTCGTCTTCTACAGACAAGCTGCTGCCACTCTTTTCTTAGCTCCTCTTGCTTACTTCACCGAATGGTACCAGTTATATTTTGCACTCTTCGTTCTGCAAAATCTTCGACAAATATCGTATAGAGAAATTTTGATGATTGACACATAATTTTTATGGTTATTTTGTAGGAAATCGGCACCACCACTAACCTTCAAAATTCTTATCAAGATTTTTGTGTTGTCTCTATTTGGGTAAGTTGTGCACTGCAAACATTTTACTCAGATTATTTGTGTAAGTTGagaacatataaatatttttttcgatgTTCAGGATTACCTTGAGCTTGAATATATATGGAGTTGCCCTTGTATACACTTCGGCTACTTTGGCTGCAGCCATTACCAACTCCCTTCCGGTCATTACTTTTCTCATCGCAGCTCTATTCAGGTATTGCTTTTCTCAAAACTCCTTTGTTCAGTAGATACAAGTAAAGAAAAAGTTAATTTGAAaagaaataacaaaaaaataaaattaaggatCATTCCTATCTTTTGGAAGCTAGGCTTGTGCTGGTCATAATTTGGTTGAGGTCCTTAAAAATCTGAAACTACCAAGTTCCATCTTGATATTTTACGTCGTTATAAGATCATGTGAGACGAATCGATTTGCAGAAGCATACAAATCAGTCCTTTTGTGGAGTCCTGCCAAGAGAGAAGAAATGTGACACATGATATCGATGCCAGCATCGAACATCCATCTGTCATTTATATTATCCTCAAGTGTCATCAACAAGTACATGTTGATTTCTAATTAGGAGCTTATGGACTaaattacaaaaaagaaaaagaaaaaagcaagttcaaatgGCAAAAATGTTATTAAAGTATAGTTGTAACTTGTAGATATGTTTATGTCGAgaattaaattagtttttgtgTATATACAGAATGGAAAAGGTGAATTTGAAGACAATCCCAGGAGTTGTAAAGATTGCAGGAATAGTGTTGTGTGCAGGAGGAGCAGCAACAATAGCATTTTACAAAGGCCCTTTCTTGAAGCTATTATTACACCATCACTTGTTCACTCACTATAGCCCCAGACAACATGCCCTTGTTCATGCTTCTACTCATGTGTGGGTCAAGGGTGTTCTCCTGCTGCTTCTTGGTAACACCTTTTGGGGTTTGTGGATCGTCTTCCaggttttctttctttttaccCACTATTAAAATTAAACACAATAACCGACTCATCATGCACTTGATAAAATTCGAACTCTCGCCTCGATTAATACTTCCTTCTCTGTCCTTCTCATTTATTTACATTTATTTCATGTTGCTCgtcacgcattttaaggcgtaTATAAAAACGTAGTTTCATAATCTTTTTTCAaaagtttttctttttataaaaatttatatagtaaatattttgaagaaaaaaaaaacaaaattattttttaaactgaATTTTATGAGAGAAGTAGAATGCATGCCGAGCCACGTCCTCTGATATAAataattgagggggacggactGAGTAATCTCTTTCTGAGACTTAAGAAACCAAGTATGTGAAGCATCAATTCTTTCTTCCTATACTTGGTTAACATAGGCTGATGAGAAAGATATATTTTTCTATACAAAAAAACTCTGGATTGTTCTCTTTTTTCTCCCTTTACTTTTATGGCTTTGTTGCATTATATAAAATGGAAACTAGTACCCCAAGTGATTCTATATGCTTTTTCAGAGAACATGTGTGTTAAATAAATCTGTGTAGTGTCACGTCTATATGCACTGAATAGGCACTCTATAAGATTTCAGATAAAAGGGAGCACTTAGTCCATGGCCAATCAAGAAAGCTTTCTTTAGTAATAGTGGCATAGGGCTAACAGTAGGCTTCACTACATTTCGTGTTATTATTGATTATATGTTTGTTgtgtaaatatcaaaatacaaaatatCTGAGTTTGAATGGTCCCTGAATGATCACGTTGGTGAAATAGACATTTCCACGATTACGGGTGCGATACAAGGTTAACCAAGCAACATAGTCCAAGTAGTTGAGTGATTAATTATGTCCATGAtctcataattataaatatcatgtCACACTGAAAGCTTTTGCATTTCTCTTCTTTGTGATTCACTCTGGAGCGTAAAATTCAATTAGATTATGTTCTTCCTTGAGCTAATTTGTTGTactatatttgttaaaataCCGGGAGGTCTGACTATCCAACCATTAGGCTTTAAACAAGTTATTTGTTACTTTCATTTATTTACTGTCTTTTCCATTGTTCGGCACGTATTTAAagtatataaaacatagttttataatttattttcaaaacttttcttttttgtataaaaattcaaaacattaaatttttggcgtatataaaacataatttcataacttgttttcaaaacttttctcttttgtataaaaatttaaaacatcaaatttttatccagaaaaaaaagtttaaaataatttattaagctATGTTTCATGATGGTACTAAAATGCGTTTTAAGTCTCCGTCCCCAACGTAAACAATTGATGGGGACAGACCGAGTATACCATCAAGAGTTCAAGTAATTGT of Daucus carota subsp. sativus chromosome 3, DH1 v3.0, whole genome shotgun sequence contains these proteins:
- the LOC108211659 gene encoding WAT1-related protein At5g64700, encoding MDSLTGPYAAVIGVQSIYAGMFMLSKVAFDLGMNTFVFVFYRQAAATLFLAPLAYFTEWKSAPPLTFKILIKIFVLSLFGITLSLNIYGVALVYTSATLAAAITNSLPVITFLIAALFRMEKVNLKTIPGVVKIAGIVLCAGGAATIAFYKGPFLKLLLHHHLFTHYSPRQHALVHASTHVWVKGVLLLLLGNTFWGLWIVFQGGVMKSYPSKLLLTFGQCFLSCLQSLVLALVMERDPSEWKLGWNVRLVAVAYCGIIVTGLTYYLQSWVIEKKGPVFLATSTPLGFVFTIICSALLLGEVTSLGSILGGVLLVGGLYCVLWGKSREQVLEIHEGSICKAVEVESTVKVFSPSEGSLKNNNVRPSAPCVTIV